In the genome of Bubalus kerabau isolate K-KA32 ecotype Philippines breed swamp buffalo chromosome 8, PCC_UOA_SB_1v2, whole genome shotgun sequence, one region contains:
- the RNF133 gene encoding E3 ubiquitin-protein ligase RNF133 produces the protein MHLLKVGTQRNNAASSWLMKFSFLWLLSQHCGRTSAVWTAYMNISFHVGNRMLSELGETGVFGRSSTLKRVAGVIVPPEGKTQNACSPNTSFRKLKNSQTWLALVERGGCTFTQKIKVAVENGASGVIIYNFPGTGNQVFPMSHQIFEDIVVVMIGNLKGMEILHLIQKGVHVTVTIEVGRKHIIWMNHYFVSFVIVTTATLVYFIFYHIRRLWVARVQNRRWQRLTNDLKKAFGQLQVRVLKEGDEEVSGNGDSCIVCFELYKPNDTIRVLTCKHFFHKNCIDPWILAHGTCPMCKCDILKALGIQMDVEDGTESLQVLMSNELADILSSSEEGTNNELPPSGRSDKVTHVEEEEPLPSQDVGQSNSVAADIHPPP, from the coding sequence atgcaTCTACTCAAGGTTGGCACTCAGAGAAACAATGCTGCCTCTTCCTGGCTCATGAAATTCAGCTTCCTTTGGCTGCTTAGCCAGCACTGTGGCAGAACCAGCGCTGTTTGGACTGCTTACATGAACATATCATTTCATGTTGGGAATCGCATGTTGTCAGAGTTGGGGGAGACTGGCGTGTTTGGAAGAAGCTCCACTTTGAAGAGAGTGGCAGGAGTCATCGTGCCTCCAGAGGGAAAAACGCAAAATGCCTGCAGCCCCAATACCAGTTTCAGGAAGCTGAAGAACTCGCAGACATGGCTCGCTCTTGTCGAACGGGGAGGCTGTACCTTCACCCAGAAGATCAAGGTGGCGGTGGAGAATGGAGCCAGTGGAGTGATCATCTATAACTTTCCAGGAACTGGCAATCAGGTCTTTCCCATGTCTCATCAGATATTTGAAGACATCGTTGTGGTGATGATTGGTAACTTAAAAGGCATGGAGATTTTGCATTTAATTCAGAAGGGCGTTCATGTGACCGTCACGATTGAGGTGGGAAGAAAACACATCATCTGGATGAATCACTATTTTGTCTCTTTTGTGATTGTCACAACCGCTACGTTAGTGTATTTCATCTTTTATCATATTCGAAGACTGTGGGTAGCAAGGGTTCAGAACCGGAGGTGGCAGCGGTTAACAAATGATCTCAAGAAAGCATTTGGCCAGCTTCAGGTTCGGGTACTGAAAGAGGGGGACGAGGAAGTAAGCGGCAATGGAGATAGCTGCATAGTTTGCTTTGAACTCTATAAGCCTAACGATACAATTCGTGTTCTGACCTGTAAACATTTTTTCCACAAGAATTGCATTGACCCCTGGATCTTAGCCCATGGGACATGCCCCATGTGCAAATGTGATATTCTTAAAGCTTTGGGGATTCAGATGGATGTTGAAGATGGAACAGAGTCTTTGCAAGTTCTAATGTCCAACGAATTGGCTGATATCCTGTCATCTAGTGAAGAGGGCACAAATAATGAACTTCCTCCTTCAGGAAGGTCAGATAAAGTGACACacgtggaggaggaggagcccctTCCTTCTCAGGACGTCGGCCAGTCTAATTCAGTAGCAGCGGACATCCATCCTCCGCCTTGA